The Gasterosteus aculeatus chromosome 17, fGasAcu3.hap1.1, whole genome shotgun sequence genome includes a window with the following:
- the LOC120835721 gene encoding potassium voltage-gated channel subfamily A member 3, with protein MDDRTFSVIRPRPTAGHRGSDATDGPGYAEAEEGVMSAGNTPEERAALSSSRPSLDRCERGRRGCCERVVINISGLRFETQLKTFNQFPDTLLGDPRKRMRYFDPLRNEYFFDRNRPSFDAILYYYQSGGRIRRPVNVPIDIFSEEIRFYQLGEEAMEKFRDDEGFIKEEERVLPKREFQKQVWLLFEYPESSGPARGIAIVSVLVILISIVIFCMETLPEFRDDRDQSTVAPAVNGTAPYVASPFTDPFFVIETLCIIWFSFELLVRFFACPSKARFSKNIMNIIDIVAIFPYFITLGTELAEKETNGGQQAMSLAILRVIRLVRVFRIFKLSRHSKGLQILGQTLKASMRELGLLIFFLFIGVILFSSAVYFAEADDPSSSFTSIPDAFWWAVVTMTTVGYGDMHPVTIGGKVVGSLCAIAGVLTIALPVPVIVSNFNYFYHRETDGEETPQYVHTSSCEHLPTEELRRSCSSTSLSKSEYMVIEECIHSAFKQPNFSTENNQNCVNITKIFTDV; from the coding sequence ATGGACGACCGGACCTTCAGCGTGATCCggccgcgcccgaccgccggacACAGGGGGAGCGACGCGACCGACGGCCCGGGTTATGCCGAGGCGGAGGAGGGCGTCATGTCGGCGGGTAACACGCCGGAGGAGCGCGCCGCGCTCTCGTCGTCTCGCCCGTCGTTGGATCGATGCGAGCGCGGCCGGCGGGGATGCTGCGAGAGGGTGGTCATCAACATTTCGGGCTTGCGCTTTGAGACGCAGCTGAAAACTTTCAACCAGTTCCCGGACACGCTGCTGGGCGACCCGCGGAAAAGGATGCGCTACTTTGACCCGCTGAGGAACGAGTACTTCTTCGACAGGAACAGACCGAGCTTTGATGCCATCCTGTACTACTACCAGTCGGGGGGGCGCATACGGAGACCTGTTAACGTCCCCATTGATATCTTCTCCGAGGAGATCAGGTTCTATCAACTCGGAGAGGAGGCCATGGAGAAATTCCGCGACGACGAAGGGTTCATAAAAGAAGAGGAACGCGTGTTGCCCAAGAGAGAGTTCCAAAAGCAAGTTTGGCTTTTGTTTGAGTACCCTGAGAGCTCCGGACCCGCGCGGGGGATAGCCATAGTTTCGGTGCTAGTCATTCTGATTTCCATCGTTATTTTCTGCATGGAGACTCTTCCGGAGTTTCGGGATGACCGAGACCAATCCACAGTGGCCCCCGCGGTCAACGGCACGGCGCCCTACGTGGCGAGCCCGTTCACGGACCCCTTCTTTGTGATCGAGACCCTGTGCATCATATGGTTCTCCTTCGAGTTGCTCGTCAGGTTCTTCGCCTGCCCCAGCAAAGCTCGCTTCTCCAAAAACATCATGAACATCATCGACATCGTGGCGATATTCCCGTACTTCATCACTCTGGGGACCGAGCTGGCCGAGAAGGAGACCAACGGCGGCCAGCAGGCCATGTCCCTCGCAATCCTCAGGGTGATCCGACTGGTGAGGGTCTTTCGCATTTTCAAGCTGTCGCGTCACTCGAAGGGACTTCAGATTCTGGGCCAGACGCTCAAGGCCAGCATGCGGGAACTCGGCTTGCTCATATTCTTCCTTTTCATCGGGGTTATCCTCTTTTCCAGCGCCGTGTACTTTGCGGAGGCCGACGACCCCTCGTCCAGTTTCACCAGCATCCCCGATGCGTTTTGGTGGGCGGTGGTCACCATGACCACCGTCGGATACGGAGACATGCACCCGGTGACCATCGGTGGGAAAGTCGTGGGTTCGCTGTGCGCAATAGCGGGCGTGCTGACCATTGCGTTACCCGTGCCGGTGATCGTGTCCAACTTCAACTACTTTTACCACCGCgagacagacggagaggagACCCCGCAGTACGTGCACACCAGCAGCTGCGAGCACCTCCCCacggaggagctgaggaggtcGTGCAGCTCCACGTCCCTGAGCAAGTCCGAGTACATGGTGATAGAGGAGTGCATCCACAGCGCGTTCAAGCAGCCCAACTTCTCCACCGAAAACAACCAGAACTGCGTGAACATCACAAAGATCTTCACAGATGTGTAA